The following are from one region of the Streptomyces fradiae genome:
- a CDS encoding bifunctional adenosylcobinamide kinase/adenosylcobinamide-phosphate guanylyltransferase — translation MELTLLGTGAPLGLPRPDCPCAVCAVSRGERARAATSLLVDGALLLDLTPGAALAAARSGHSLVGVRQVLLTHPHDGPAVEVPAGLPTAGRVPDGRELTLISGHRVRAVAMDAPGTGYEVTSADGERLLYLPPGGSPAGLVDDHRRPYDLVVADVTGRPDALARLRATGAVGPATDVIAAHLDHDAPAGAELDRRLAAAGARAVPDGTTLYVGEYHAVPDVPRRTLVTGGARSGKSVEAERRLETFPEVLYVATGGTREGDPEWAHRVSLHRERRPGSWRTAETTDLVPLLGEEGPPLLIDCLSLWLTDAMDAVGAWDDERWADGGREALAARVAELVAAVRETSRTVVAVTNEVGSGVVPATASGRRFRDELGRLNAAFGDECEQVLLVAAGQALVLRG, via the coding sequence GTGGAACTGACTCTGCTCGGCACCGGCGCCCCCCTCGGACTGCCCCGCCCCGACTGCCCGTGCGCCGTGTGCGCGGTGTCCCGCGGCGAGCGGGCGCGGGCCGCGACCTCGCTGCTCGTGGACGGGGCGCTGCTGCTCGACCTGACGCCTGGCGCCGCGCTGGCCGCCGCCCGCTCGGGGCACTCGCTGGTGGGGGTGCGGCAGGTGCTGCTGACGCATCCGCACGACGGGCCGGCCGTGGAGGTGCCGGCGGGGCTGCCGACGGCGGGCCGGGTGCCGGACGGGCGGGAGCTGACGCTGATCAGCGGGCACCGGGTGCGGGCGGTGGCGATGGACGCGCCGGGCACCGGGTACGAGGTGACGTCGGCGGACGGCGAGCGGTTGCTGTATCTGCCGCCGGGCGGCTCCCCGGCCGGGCTGGTGGACGACCACCGCAGGCCGTACGACCTGGTCGTGGCGGATGTGACCGGACGCCCGGACGCGCTGGCCCGGCTGCGGGCGACGGGCGCGGTGGGACCGGCCACGGACGTGATCGCGGCGCACCTGGACCACGACGCCCCGGCCGGCGCCGAGCTGGACCGGCGGCTCGCGGCGGCGGGCGCACGGGCGGTGCCGGACGGGACGACGCTGTACGTGGGCGAGTACCACGCGGTGCCGGACGTGCCGCGCCGCACGCTGGTGACGGGCGGGGCCAGGTCGGGCAAGTCGGTGGAGGCGGAGCGGCGTCTGGAGACCTTCCCGGAGGTGCTGTACGTGGCGACCGGCGGAACCCGCGAGGGCGACCCGGAGTGGGCCCACCGGGTGAGCCTGCACCGGGAGCGGCGGCCGGGCTCCTGGCGTACCGCGGAGACCACCGACCTCGTACCGCTGCTCGGGGAGGAGGGTCCGCCGCTGCTGATCGACTGTCTGTCGCTGTGGCTGACGGACGCCATGGACGCGGTCGGCGCCTGGGACGACGAGCGGTGGGCGGACGGCGGCCGGGAGGCGCTGGCGGCGCGGGTCGCGGAGCTGGTGGCGGCGGTCCGGGAGACCTCGCGGACGGTGGTGGCGGTGACCAACGAGGTGGGCTCGGGCGTGGTCCCTGCGACGGCCTCGGGCCGCCGGTTCCGCGACGAGCTGGGGCGGCTGAACGCGGCCTTCGGCGACGAGTGCGAGCAGGTGCTGCTCGTGGCCGCCGGCCAGGCGCTCGTACTGCGCGGGTAG